The genomic segment ccacacCCCCAAATCCTACACGCGATTTTGggccaaatgaataaacaaaaactgCTGCTCCTCACGTTCATGCAAAACAACAGAAAGGGGAGATTGGGCGTGTGTCTGGCTGCCGTCACTGCCAGGAAGGGGTGGCCGCCAGGAACACAGGAGGTCACGTCTCCCCTGCATGGCCCAGGCCCTCTCAGGTCACAGGCCACCCCAGCTCAGGGCCTGTCTCCCATCTGCTCAGGAGGCTGGCCCTGATACCCTCCAGCCTGGGGGTGGGCTGGAATGTTGTGACTGGGGTGAGGGTCCTTGAGGGAGCCAACCCTCACAGCAGCCTGGGTAGGGCTGGCTGCCTGAGTCTGGGGTGAAGGCAGGAGGACCCAGGCCTGGGAAATGGCCTCATGCTACCCTCTGTCCGCAAGCAGCATACCATTTCAGTGCAAGAGACCAGGCAACCCAGGATGGAGCCCCCTTTGCCCATTCTGGGGCTGAGGATCTCCCCCAGATGCACTTGGGGTCGAGGGTGAGGGGATGGACTCCTGGCTCCCAGGGCTGGCAGGAAAAGGAGACAGACTTGAGGGCAAACAGGAGGGAGACTGAGTGAAGGAAACTCAGGCAGCTCCGTGGTGGGCAGACTGGCAGGCAGATTGGGACAGGAGTCTTTGGAGCTTGGCAAATGCAGGGGCTTATTGCAGGGACTTCTCTTGGGGCTGACCTGGCACCAGCTCTGGAGATGCAGGCGGGAGTGACGGGGCAGGCCTGGGCCACTCCCTCCCCGTCCTCCCCAGGTCCCCCAACCCAAGCTTCCAGAGCTTCGGGCAGGGTTATCCTGGGCAGCTGTGAGCCTCACTCAGCCTCCCTGGGCACCTCGGAGGCATCGGCCCGGCAAATGGGACACGTCCGGTTAGCCTGGGGGAgcagccacacatcaggctccactcttgcctgtcccccaccccagctgggtCTATTCTACCTCTGGGATCTGATCCCTGAAAAGAGCCTGAACTTCTAGATGATGACAAGGGAAACCCTCCAACATCCACCCCCCTCCCTTACCACATAACGAACATCTGGCATCTGGCCTGGGTTGCATTACCTTTAACCACTTGTCAACACACTTGGTGTGGAACTCATGGTTGCAGGGGAGGACTCGCAGCAGCTGCCGTGCCTCGAAGTCACTGAAGCAGACAACACACCTGGGAGGGGGCACAGAGCGTCACTGATGGCAGGGGGAGGCTCATCACATAGTACAAAACCCCCTGGAGAAAGGGGTCCCCTTGTAGTCTCCCTGTGCTCACAGGGGGACAGGAGATAGGGGCACAGCACTCACAGTGTCTGCTCTGACTGATGGCTGTCTGGGTTAAAGCGGTACGATGGGAGCTGCTCGATGTCTGCTTTGGTGAGGCCTCGGGGCTTGGCATCTCCTAGCCGCTCTGCCAGGTTCAAGAGGGCCTGTATCCAGGCGGGAAGGGAAGGTCATTAATACTCAGGGCTGAAGGTCCCCCAGGCTCCCACCTCCCAGGACAGTGTTCCACGGGACCTCATAGTTCTCCATCTCCACGTCATCCACATCGAGATCCAGGCTGATGGTGGGCCCCATTGCTGTTGGTGACATTGGCAGCATCGAGctaggggagggggagacaggtgTGGGGGGCCCAGGGTCAAGGTCAGTAGGTGTAGGGGGTGCAGAGCTGCTCCCGACTCCCTCTGTGAAACAAAGCCCAGAGCTCTGCACCGTTCACACCAGGGACTCCAGTGTTTGTCCCAGGACATTGTAGGAGGGCCAGGAACCCAGTTGGTGGGTGTTGAGAATGTATATGGTTTGGTGGAGATGCCAGATGGCTTCAGAggccccaggcaccccatggggcTTTGTTTGGGTCCAACAACTGGAGGCCCCAGGAGACCACAGCACCATGGCTCTGGGGCAGATGTACTGGTACTTACAGGAAGTAGGGCAGGAAGCTGGGGTAATACGGTGgcgggggtggcggtgggggtggtgggggcagcgGCTGTTGCAGGCGGTATCTCTGAGTGCTCAGTCTCCGTGGCATCACGTGGGAATATGGCTACGAGAGGGGTGCCGGGTGCAGATCAGCCCAGTGGACCTGTCTCCTGATCACTCTAGAGTCTGGCTGGGGACGGTACTTACCACACCGAAGGACAGCTCCTGGTGCAGTGGATCGTGGGGCAGGTAGTGCAGGGGCACAGATGGGgacagggctgggcctggggcagaggTGGAGTAGGTGAAGCTCCCCAAGGGGTGCTGGTCCCCCCGCAGGTCCACATCGTTGTCAAGCCGCTGCAGAGGCTGGAAGAagaaggggtggtggtgggggcggtGGGCAGCCAGACTCACTAACAAGGGAAGCCGTGGCCCCCATGCCATCCCCTAGAGCATCAAACCCATTGTCCAGACTCACCATCCGCGGGTGCTGGGCCTGCAGCGATACAAACTGCCCAAGAGGTGCCATGTGGGCaggctgggggtgtggggctGGCGGTGGGGGATGCAGGATGTAGTGGTCACTGGAGATGAGGTGAGGGTAGGCCTGATAGGGCACGGGGAGCTGCTGCATGGTACACGCCTGGATCAGCTGCCAAgagagggagggggtagggggctGCAGAATGTTCTAGGCTCTGGGTTGCGCCTATGCCTGGGCCAAGGGCCAGGGGCCATTCCACCCATTGAGAGGTAACCTCACTGAAGCCTTCTGGCCCCTCCTACCCCTGCCAGAGGCCACTCAGGCAGGACACTACACTCTTAAGGCCCACAGTTACAATTCCAAACCACAAGGTAGGCACTGGGTTGGGAAGGTCCCTGAACCCTGAGGTGCTCCCTCACTATCTGCGAATATACACGTGCCTTTCTGGGCAGGGTGGAAGCCTAGAGCTAGGCAGGCGCTCTGATAGTGTGGATGGGTGTCATAAGCTCAGTTTGCTTTTGCTGCTGGCCTTGTCTGAGGCTCTGAAGTGGGGATGGAGCAGGAGGTGGAGGCACTCACTCACCGGGggtgggaggcagcagagggggTAGTGCTGCCCGCTGAACATCACGGAGCATGCTGGGAGCTGCTGGGCACTGCAGCCAGGGATGTGTTGGCTTGTAGGCAAGGGAAAGCCTTGGGTCGTCACTGTCGTGACTGTGTAGGACAGAGGGACAGGTCCCTGGTGCACCTGTGGGCAGAGAGAAACCCGGGAAGTGTAAGGAAGAAATAGCCATGTTGCTGCCCTCAAATGAGAAAGCCCTACTGGgccacctcccttcccttctctagCTGGGGCCTACCTAGGTACCCACCTGCCGGTACTCCTTGTCCCAAGCCCTAGAGGGTAGAGAGAACCCTCTGGGAACCTGGGAGGGGCTTCCAACTCTACCACTCACCCACTGTGTATTCCTAAGGAAggcccttcccttctctgggccttaaTTTACCAACCTGTAAAACAGGGCTAATAACGCTTCACTGAACATGCAATGAGTAAAGCAAGGGGAAATCAGGGTTCTGCTACCTCTGGTCCTCAGACAGGCTTGCcagaggctggtggggaggggccagcaGGGTGGGGAAACGGAGGTGATGGGTATTCTGCCTACCTGCTCGTGGAGATCAACCATGAACGGGCTCTGTTGGGAGGCTGGGTGCAGCATTCGGGGGCTCCTGCCGGCAGGAGCCGAGGCTCGGTGCTCCTCTACAGGGAGGTGTGGTGGTCGGGGTGGTGGCTGCTGGGAGGGTAAGCGCTCATCCTGGGCAGGCAGGCTGGCCAGGGGGCCCTCGCGGCTGGGGCTGCACCACAGAGAGGAGGCCCCAGTAGGACTGAGGGGAGCCACTCATTCAGAGAGCATGGAGAGAAGCCAAGGTCACTACCCACTAGGGAAGGAAGACCGCTCAGGGCCCTGTGCCCTGCCACCCCTGGCCCCTATGCCCCAACCCAAGCTGACAGCGCTGGTACCAGGGGTTCTAAGCTCTGTAGGACTAGGAGGTTCCTTCCTACCTTCCCCGGAGCTGGCCCGGGGTAGTGCCGGGTCCTACAGAGAATCGCCGCTGACCCACAGGGGCAGAGGGTGGCCACCTAGTCACTGCCAGAGCCCATGGTCGCATCAGGGGTGGCAgaggggtggaggggctgggccagggctcaCAACCCTAGGAAGCAAACAGATAAACAACCTCAGGCACACAGAAGTCCAGTCACTTGCCCCATTAGGGATTGTGGAGACAGAATCAAACCTCAGCAGTCTGATTCTAAGGGCTACTATGTCCACCACGCCACTGTACTCCATTTCGCAGTGTGCACTCTGGGTCTGGGCGCCTTCATGGGCACTGGGGATCCAGGATGACAGATCAGGGACAGGGAGCCCAGGTTTCAGTTTCCTACTCTATGAAATGGAATCAAGTTCCCCTTCAGGGTTATGGTGAGTTAAGAGGTGAGTTAAGAGGGCTGGCCAGCATGCTTCCAGGCCAGGTGTCTCCACTAAGGTTCCCTCAAGCTGGAGTCCCCAGGGCTCCCTGTTCTGGTGTGGTGGTCCATAACTTCAACCTCCAGGAAGCAGGGGGTCCTTGGGAGGGCACTCCAGCTTCCTCCATTCCATTGTGTTGGCTCTAGGGGGACTCCAATCAGGCCTTCTCTTTCCACTATTGCCAGGTAAGAGGTTCTGACCCAGTTCTTGCCCTCAGGGGTTCTCAATTCAAatcagctttctctcttttcataacCAGTTGCCACAGTGCCTACCCACATGTGACTTCATCTACTCTTCAAGGTCCAGTTCACAGACTAGAAAACTGAGGGTCAATGAGATTGAAAGAGACTTGGCCAAGTGTCAAAGCTGGGAGGTGAGCTGGCCACAAGCCTCTCACGGCACCCTGATGCTAGCAAGAAGGGGTCCAGCCCAAGTGCTCTGCAGGAGGTGATCAAGTGGCCACTGGTGGGTGGGTGCGTCTGGCATACAGCCAGGCCCTTGCTCTGGGGGCCTAACACAGCCCCCAAGTGGCGGTGGGGCTTGCTGAGAAAAAAGGGGAAGTGAGAACCTAAAGGAGGAAGTTGAGTGGGAATGGGGTGGGGCAGGTGTCCTCCCTTGGGTAGGAGTTGGGGGGTCCAGGTGGGATAAGCTGGGGGGACCATTTATTAACTCCAGAGGTTGGGATGAGGCCCTGGCGGAGAAAACTCTGGAATCTGTCAGGCCGTGCAAAGCTGAAGGGTGCATCAAATAGGACCAGCCCTTTGCTGTTCCTGCCACGGGGAGGCCTCCTCCAACCGCCCCTTCTCCATCTGACAGAAATCCTATGCATCTCCGACACCCAGCTTTCAGTGTTCCCTCCCTGCTGACACAGCTGGGGAGCCAGTGCATCATACCCTCAATACCTCATTCCCTCCTGCCAGCAGTGGCAAGAACACCTCCTCTGTGCTCGGCTTTACAAACCGGGGCCCTAACTCTCATAGCCAGCGTCCAGGGGAAGCTCTTCACTTGCTAGGATAGCACCTGGCCATGGCCACAGCCAGGCGTGTAAGAGCTGGAATTCACATTTCTCCTGCTTAACCTGGGTTCTGGCACTTGGCAGAAGGGAGGGCAGAGCCCAGTGACCGGCCTGTGTCCAGCAATGATGTGGTAAATACACTCGAGAGCCCATCACACAGTTTGGCAGGAGGGAAATTGGTGCCTATGATTAAAAATTGggagattacataaaaatctgttccttcctgagagaaaaaaaagcagaaaatctgGTCCCACTAGGCCTTCATTTCTGCTTGGTTCCTCTCACTGGAGCGGGAGCTTTCTCTCCAGACCACCGAAAGCCCATTCTCTACCTGCCCACCGTAGGTGACTAGGTCTGTAACCCCTGGGGTGAGCCAAGTGTACATCCTTCACACATGTGTACACCCACAGTCTTCCTGATTCTTGCTGACAATCCAGCCTAGCAAAAAGGCCAAGAGAGACTCCTAGTATACTGCTAAATATCTGAAATGAGAGACTCCTAGGCCACTCCAGACCTTCTGGATCAGAATCTTTGGAGGGTTGGGAAACAAAGACATTGAGATATTTTACCAAATTCCCCAGCAGTTTCTATGGCACAGCCAGGTTTGGGCACCTCTGCTCTAACTGACCTCGGAGATCCTGGGAGCCGACAGTCCTGCTGATAAAGAATAGTAACAGTAATGACTATGACACTTCTCACATGCCATCCTGAGTCCTCATAGCAACCCTCAGATGTAAGGACACTAAGGCTCAGTGAGGTGAGGTCCAGAGTCTATCAGCCAGAGCTGGAGTACACTGGGATATGGCCCAGGCAGCATCTTTAACGGCTCCAGGTTGCCTTGCTGAAGTCTGTGGGATGTGGATGGCATAGGCGCTCAGGCACATGGGAATCTGCTCTGGTCAGCCCCTTCAAAAACACCCATTCCTCAGGAAAGGGAAGTGGCAAGGAGCTGAGAAACCAAACCAGCAGACCAAAGGGCCTCCCGCTGTAGATGATTGTGCCAAAGTTTTAAGTGTCAACCCTTGCATTCTTCTACACGATACCCCAACTCTGGCCACAGTCCTGGCTGAGGATTGGGCACATCACTTCCCCTCTCAGCCTCAGCTTCTTCACCTGTAAGATGGAACAGCCAGATAACCACCTGCAAGTGGACTGGCAAGGACTGTGCAAAGGAAAGGTGATTTCTAAAGCGCATGTGTGAGTGATCACTATTAGAAATTAAGAGAGGTTAACCTCCACTCTCACCCTCACTTCAAGCTCTGCAAGAGATACTGGGAAATATGCCTCCCTAGGGGAAATCCCAGCTGGCAAGGGAAGGACCCCTGGTTCTTGGAAGTCCTACTAAGAACAGAGGTTGTGCGGAAGGGACACACCCACttcacagttgaggaaactgagacccagagaaaggAAGTAACTTGTTCTAGCCcacaaagccagagagagagacagaactaGTTCTGCCTTGCTGGCCACCAAGGCCCAgatccccccaacccctgacaCTCTCATTAGCATCAGTAGCCCCCAAACCCACCTAATCCCAACTAATTTCAGTACCTAAAGGGGATCAAGAGTTTTCTGTTTTAGGCACTCACGACTAACTATTGTGGTGAATGAAGCAAGTTGAGAGCCAGAGTTGGAGgaagc from the Mustela nigripes isolate SB6536 chromosome 12, MUSNIG.SB6536, whole genome shotgun sequence genome contains:
- the RNF44 gene encoding RING finger protein 44 isoform X2 produces the protein MRPWALAVTRWPPSAPVGQRRFSVGPGTTPGQLRGSPSREGPLASLPAQDERLPSQQPPPRPPHLPVEEHRASAPAGRSPRMLHPASQQSPFMVDLHEQVHQGPVPLSYTVTTVTTQGFPLPTSQHIPGCSAQQLPACSVMFSGQHYPLCCLPPPLIQACTMQQLPVPYQAYPHLISSDHYILHPPPPAPHPQPAHMAPLGQFVSLQAQHPRMPLQRLDNDVDLRGDQHPLGSFTYSTSAPGPALSPSVPLHYLPHDPLHQELSFGVPYSHVMPRRLSTQRYRLQQPLPPPPPPPPPPPYYPSFLPYFLSMLPMSPTAMGPTISLDLDVDDVEMENYEALLNLAERLGDAKPRGLTKADIEQLPSYRFNPDSHQSEQTLCVVCFSDFEARQLLRVLPCNHEFHTKCVDKWLKANRTCPICRADASEVPREAE
- the RNF44 gene encoding RING finger protein 44 isoform X1 — its product is MRPWALAVTRWPPSAPVGQRRFSVGPGTTPGQLRGSPTGASSLWCSPSREGPLASLPAQDERLPSQQPPPRPPHLPVEEHRASAPAGRSPRMLHPASQQSPFMVDLHEQVHQGPVPLSYTVTTVTTQGFPLPTSQHIPGCSAQQLPACSVMFSGQHYPLCCLPPPLIQACTMQQLPVPYQAYPHLISSDHYILHPPPPAPHPQPAHMAPLGQFVSLQAQHPRMPLQRLDNDVDLRGDQHPLGSFTYSTSAPGPALSPSVPLHYLPHDPLHQELSFGVPYSHVMPRRLSTQRYRLQQPLPPPPPPPPPPPYYPSFLPYFLSMLPMSPTAMGPTISLDLDVDDVEMENYEALLNLAERLGDAKPRGLTKADIEQLPSYRFNPDSHQSEQTLCVVCFSDFEARQLLRVLPCNHEFHTKCVDKWLKANRTCPICRADASEVPREAE
- the RNF44 gene encoding RING finger protein 44 isoform X3; amino-acid sequence: MLHPASQQSPFMVDLHEQVHQGPVPLSYTVTTVTTQGFPLPTSQHIPGCSAQQLPACSVMFSGQHYPLCCLPPPLIQACTMQQLPVPYQAYPHLISSDHYILHPPPPAPHPQPAHMAPLGQFVSLQAQHPRMPLQRLDNDVDLRGDQHPLGSFTYSTSAPGPALSPSVPLHYLPHDPLHQELSFGVPYSHVMPRRLSTQRYRLQQPLPPPPPPPPPPPYYPSFLPYFLSMLPMSPTAMGPTISLDLDVDDVEMENYEALLNLAERLGDAKPRGLTKADIEQLPSYRFNPDSHQSEQTLCVVCFSDFEARQLLRVLPCNHEFHTKCVDKWLKANRTCPICRADASEVPREAE